The Mycolicibacterium monacense genome contains the following window.
GTACTGTTAGAATCGAAAGTGCCGCCGACACAGCCCGTCGCGGCGAGAACAACCGGGAGTTGATGTGAGCAGCAAGGATTCGTCGATAAACTCGTTTGATGCCCGTGACACCCTGACCGTCGGGGACAAATCGTACGAGATCTACCGCCTCGACGCCGTTCCCGGCACCGACAAACTGCCGTACAGCCTCAAGGTGCTCGCGGAGAACCTGCTGCGCACCGAGGACGGCGCCAACATCACCAAGGACCACATCGAGGCCATCGCGAACTGGGACCCCGAGGCCGATCCGAGCATCGAGATCCAGTTCACCCCGGCCCGCGTCATCATGCAGGACTTCACCGGCGTGCCCTGCATCGTCGACCTCGCCACCATGCGTGAGGCGGTCGGCGACCTCGGCGGGGACCCGCAGAAGGTCAACCCACTGGCTCCCGCGGACCTCGTCATCGACCACTCCGTGATCGCCGACCTCTTCGGCACCGCGAACGCCTTCGAGCGCAACGTCGAGATCGAATACGAGCGCAACGGCGAGCGCTACCAGTTCCTGCGCTGGGGACAGGGCGCGTTCGACGACTTCAAGGTGGTGCCGCCGGGCACCGGCATCGTGCACCAGGTCAACATCGAGTACCTGGCCAGCGTCGTGATGGAGCGGGACGGGGTGGCCTACCCGGACACCTGCGTGGGCACCGACAGCCACACCACGATGGAGAACGGCCTCGGCGTGCTGGGCTGGGGCGTCGGCGGCATCGAGGCCGAGGCGGCCATGCTCGGCCAGCCCGTGTCGATGCTCATCCCGCGCGTCGTCGGGTTCAAGCTGACCGGTGAGCGCCGTGCCGGCGTCACGGCCACCGACGTCGTGCTGACCGTCACCGAGATGCTGCGCAAGCACGGCGTGGTCGGCAAGTTCGTCGAGTTCTACGGCGAGGGCGTCGCCGAGGTGCCGCTGGCCAACCGCGCCACGCTGGGCAACATGAGCCCCGAATTCGGTTCCACCGCAGCGATCTTCCCGATCGACGACGTGACCATCGACTACCTGCGGATGACCGGCCGCAGCGACGAGCAGCTGGCTCTGGTCGAGGCGTACGCCAAGGAACAGGGCATGTGGCACGACCCGAGCCGTGAGCCGAAGTTCTCCGAGTACATCGAGCTGGACCTGTCCGACGTCGTGCCGTCGATCGCCGGGCCGAAGCGCCCGCAGGACCGCATCGCCCTCGACGACGCCAAGAGCGCGTTCCGCAAGGACATCCACAACTACGTCGAGAACGGCAACTCCGCCGCCCACTCGAACGTCGACGAGGCCGTCGAGGAGACGTTCCCGGGCAGCGATCCGGTGTCGCTGTCGTTCGCCGAGGAGGATGCGGTCGAGGTCGTCTCCGCCGCCAACGGTGCCGAGGGCAGGCCCACCAAACCGGTCACCGTGAAATCCGACGAGCGCGGCGAGTTCGTCATCGACCACGGCGCGGTCGTGATCGCCGCGATCACCTCCTGCACCAACACCTCCAACCCCGAGGTGATGATCGGTGCGGCGCTGCTGGCCAAGAACGCCGTCGAGAAGGGGCTGACCAGCAAGCCGTGGGTCAAGACCACCATGGCGCCGGGTTCGCAGGTCGTCACCGACTACTACGAGAAGGCGGGCCTGTGGCCGTACCTGGAGAAGCTCGGCTTCTTCCTCGTCGGCTACGGCTGCACCACCTGCATCGGCAACAGCGGTCCCCTGCCCGAGGAGATCAGCAAGGCCGTCAACGACAACGACCTGTCGGTGACCGCGGTGCTGTCGGGTAACCGCAACTTCGAGGGCCGGATCAACCCGGACGTGAAGATGAACTACCTGGCGTCCCCGCCCCTGGTGATCGCCTACGCGCTGGCCGGCAGCATGGACTTCGACTTCGAGAACGACTGCCTCGGCACCGACGAGGACGGCAACCCGGTTTTCCTCAAGGACATCTGGCCGTCGCAGCAGGACATCAACGACACCATCGCCTCGGCGATCAACACCGAGATGTTCAAGAAGAACTATGCCGACGTGTTCAAGGGTGACGAGCGGTGGCGCAACCTGCCCACTCCGAGCGGTGACACCTTCGAGTGGGCCGACGACTCGACCTACGTGCGTAAGCCTCCGTACTTCGACGGGATGCCCGCCGAACCGCAGCCGGTCAGCGACATCACCGGCGCGCGGGTGCTGGCCCTGCTGGGCGATTCGGTCACCACCGACCACATCTCCCCCGCCGGCAGCATCAAGCCGGGCACCCCGGCCGCGCAGTACCTCGAATCCCACGGCGTCGAGAAGAAGGACTACAACTCGTACGGATCGCGCCGCGGCAACCACGAGGTGATGATCCGGGGCACCTTCGCCAACATCCGGCTCAAGAACCAGCTGCTCGACGACGTGTCCGGCGGCTACACGCGGGACTTCACCAACGGCGGCGAGCAGGCGTTCATCTACGACGCCGCGCAGAACTACGCCGAGCAGGACATCCCGCTGGTGGTGCTGGGCGGTAAGGAATACGGTTCCGGCTCGTCACGTGACTGGGCGGCCAAGGGCACCAGCCTGCTGGGTGTGCGCGCCGTCATCACCGAATCGTTCGAACGCATCCACCGCTCGAACCTGATCGGCATGGGCGTCATCCCGCTGCAGTTCCCGGAGGGTGAGTCGGCGGCGTCGCTGAAGCTCGACGGCACCGAGACGTTCGACATCACCGGCATCGAGGCGCTCAACGAGGGCAAGACACCGAAGACGGTGCACGTGAAGGCGTCGAAAGAGGGTGGCGAGACGGTCGAATTCGATGCAGTGGTGCGCATCGACACCCCCGGTGAGGCCGACTACTACCGCAACGGCGGCATCCTGCAGTACGTGCTGCGCAACATGCTGAAGACCAAGTAACCAGCGCTGGCAGGAGCTGGACTGATGCCCCGGGTCACCGACGACCATCTGGCGGCGCGCCGCCGTCAGATCCTCGACGGCGCCCGGCGCTGCTTCGCGCGATACGGATACGACAAGGCGACCGTGCGGCGGCTCGAAGACACCATCGGGCTGTCGCGCGGCGCCATCTTCCACCACTTCCGGGACAAGGACACGCTGTTCTTCGAACTGGCCCGCGAAGACGCCGAGCGGATGGCCGACGTCGCCTCCCGCGAGGGGTTGATCCAGGTCATGCGTGACCTGTTGGCGGCGCCCGACCAGTTCGACTGGCTGGCCACCCGGTTGGAGATCGCGCGCAAGCTGCGCAACGATCCGGTGTTCCACCAGGGGTGGGAGGAGCGGTCCGCCGAGTTGTCCGCCGCCACAACGGCGCGGCTGCATCGGCAGAAGGAGGCCGGCCGGCTACGCAACGATGTTCCCAGCGAGGTGCTGCAGACCTACCTCGACCTGGTTCTCGACGGGCTGGTCGCCCGGCTGGCCTCCGGCGACGACCCGAAGAAGCTGGGCGCGGTGCTCGACCTCGTCGAGGCGTCCGTGCGCCAGCAGGGCTCCGGCGTCAGCTGACGCTGGCGCGACGCGAACGGTGGTTCGGCCCACCGCGGCTGCGCATCGTCGTACCCGACTCGCGCAGCATGCTGTGGATCGACCCGTACGAACGGCCGGTCTTGGCCACCAGTGCGCGGATGCTCGCGCCCCCCTCGTATTCGGCCCGCAACTCGTTGAGTAGTTCTTCCCGGGACTTTTCAGACTTCTTCATTGACATCTCCCCGCTGTTGCGATGCCCCGACTGCTCTTGAGAATTACCCAGTGGGGCAACCGCTAATCGACGGAAGGGAAGATTTCGTCAATCGGTTCGTAATCCGGCTAGGCGAGCTCGATGAGCTCTCGGTACTCCTCGGACCAGTAATCCTCGGTGCCGTCGGGCAGCAGCACCACCCGCTGGGGTTCCAGCGCCTCGGCGGCGCCGGGGTCGTGGGTGACGAGCACGACGGCGCCCTGATAGCTGCGCAGGGCGTCGAGGACCTGCTCACGCGAGGCCGGGTCCAGGTTGTTGGTGGGTTCGTCGAGCAGCAGCACGTTGGCCGTGGACGCGACCAGACCGGCCAGCGCCAGCCGGGTCTTCTCACCGCCGGACAGCGTGCCCGCCGGCTGGTCGAGCTGCGGGCCGGTGAACATGAACGCCCCGAGCAGTCCGCGCAGATCCTGCTCGCCGGTGTCGGGTGCGGCGTGCCGGATGTTCTCCCACACCGAGGCGTTGCCGTCGATGGTGTCGTGTTCCTGCGCGAAGTACCCCAGCTTCAGGCCGTGACCCGGTTCGATGTCACCGGCGTCGGCCTTCTCCACCCCGGCCAGGATCCGCAACAACGTGGTCTTACCGGCACCGTTGAGCCCGAGCACGACGACGCGAGAACCCTTGTCGATCGCCAGGTCGACGCCGGTGAAGATCTCCAGCGAGCCGTAGGTCTTGGTGAGCCCCTTGCCCACCAACGGCGTGCGGCCGCACACCGCAGGCGTGGGGAACCTGATCTTGGCCACCTTGTCGGCCACGCGCTCCTCGTCGAGCTCGGAGATCATGCGCTCGGCACGCCGCAGCATGTTCTGTGCGGCAACGGCTTTGGTCGCTTTCGCGCCCATCTTGGCGGCCTGCGTGCGCAGCGCGGAGGCCTTCTTCTCGGCGTTGGCCCGTTCCCGGCGCCTGCGCTGCTCGTCGGTGGCCCTGGCGTCGAGGTACTTCTGCCAGCCCATGTTGTAGACGTCGGCCTCGCCGCGGACGGCGTCGAGGAACCACACCCGGTTCACCACCGCGGCGAGCAGTTCGACGTCGTGGCTGATCACCACGAGTCCACCGGAGTGGTTCTGCAGGAAGGTGCGCAACCAGCCGATCGAGTCCGCGTCGAGGTGGTTGGTGGGCTCGTCGAGCAGCAGGGTCGTATCCGACCCTGAACCCGTATCGGACGCCGCGAACAGGATGCGGGCCAGCTCCACGCGCCGTCGCTGGCCGCCCGAGAGCGTCCGCAGCGGCTGGGTGAGCACCCGTTCTGCCAGTCCGAGGCTTGCGCAGATGCGGCCGGCTTCGCTCTCCGCGGCGTATCCGCCGAGCGCGGCGAACCGCTCCTCGAGCTCGCCGTAGCGTCGCACCGCCTTGTCGCGGGCGGCGTCGTCGGCGACCTCGGCCATCAGCGCCTGCTGTTTCTCCAGGTCGGAGAGCAAGGTGTCCAGACCGCGCGCCGAGAGCACCCGGTCGCGAGCCAGCATGTCGAGGTCGCCTTCGCGCGGGTCCTGGGGCAGATAGCCCACCTCGCCGCTGCGGGTGACCGTGCCCGCGTAGGGTTCGCCTTCGCCGGCGAGGATGCGCATCGTCGTGGTCTTGCCCGCGCCGTTGCGGCCGACGAGCCCGATCCGGTCGCCGGGTTGCACACGCAGGGCGGCGCCGTCGATGGAGAGCAGCGTGCGCGCCCCGGCGCGGACCTCGAGGTCCGTTGCGGTGATCACGGGCGCGTTTCCTCCATACAAGCGTGGGTGGGACGAATCCGGGCGCGGGGAAGCCGCACGCCGCGGACGGCTTTCTCGAGGTTACTTGCAGGTCGGCACCGGGCGCCAACTCATTACCGCGGCCGTGGCGACACTCACGGTTTGTCGTCGGTGAAGACCGGGGGCCGCTTTTCCTTCCGCGCGGCGACCGCCTCCTCGAAGTTCGCGGTGAGCAGGCGGACGTAGAGCTGGCCGAGACCTTCGGCCTGCATGTGCGCCTCGAGGCTGGCGGCGTCCAGACCGCTCCAGAGCGTGCGTTTCGTCAGTTCGACACCGGGACGGGAGAACGCCGCGATGCGCTCGGCCATCTCGCAGCAGACGTCGAGCAGGTCCTGTTCGGGGACGGTGCGCGACACCAGCCCGATGCGCTGCGCCTCCTCCGCGTCGACGTCGCGGCCGGTCAGCATGATCTCGAACGCGCGCGAGGAGCCGATGGCCCGGGGCAGCAGATAGCTCAGGCCCAGTTCGCTGGCGGTCAGGCCGTTGTTGATGCCGGCTGCCCGGAAGTACGCCCCGGATGCCGCCACCCGGATGTCGGCGGCCAGCGCCAGGCAGAGCCCGCCGCCGATCGCGGCGCCGTTGACCGCGGCGATGACGGGCTGATGCATCTTGCGCAGCCCCAGGATGACGTCGTCGAGGATCTCCATCGACCGCAGCCCGTAGGACGGCCGGGTCAACCCGTCGACGTGCGGCACCGAACCGGCCGATTTGTGGTCGGCGCCGGAGGAGAATCCCCGGCCCGCACCGGTCAGCACGACCGCGCGCACGTCGTTGTCGTAGGTGAGCTCGTTCAGCACGTCGCACAGCGGGACCATGACGTCGAAGGCCATGGAGTTCATCCGCTCGGGGCGGTTGAGCGTCACGACCGCGAC
Protein-coding sequences here:
- the acnA gene encoding aconitate hydratase AcnA, yielding MSSKDSSINSFDARDTLTVGDKSYEIYRLDAVPGTDKLPYSLKVLAENLLRTEDGANITKDHIEAIANWDPEADPSIEIQFTPARVIMQDFTGVPCIVDLATMREAVGDLGGDPQKVNPLAPADLVIDHSVIADLFGTANAFERNVEIEYERNGERYQFLRWGQGAFDDFKVVPPGTGIVHQVNIEYLASVVMERDGVAYPDTCVGTDSHTTMENGLGVLGWGVGGIEAEAAMLGQPVSMLIPRVVGFKLTGERRAGVTATDVVLTVTEMLRKHGVVGKFVEFYGEGVAEVPLANRATLGNMSPEFGSTAAIFPIDDVTIDYLRMTGRSDEQLALVEAYAKEQGMWHDPSREPKFSEYIELDLSDVVPSIAGPKRPQDRIALDDAKSAFRKDIHNYVENGNSAAHSNVDEAVEETFPGSDPVSLSFAEEDAVEVVSAANGAEGRPTKPVTVKSDERGEFVIDHGAVVIAAITSCTNTSNPEVMIGAALLAKNAVEKGLTSKPWVKTTMAPGSQVVTDYYEKAGLWPYLEKLGFFLVGYGCTTCIGNSGPLPEEISKAVNDNDLSVTAVLSGNRNFEGRINPDVKMNYLASPPLVIAYALAGSMDFDFENDCLGTDEDGNPVFLKDIWPSQQDINDTIASAINTEMFKKNYADVFKGDERWRNLPTPSGDTFEWADDSTYVRKPPYFDGMPAEPQPVSDITGARVLALLGDSVTTDHISPAGSIKPGTPAAQYLESHGVEKKDYNSYGSRRGNHEVMIRGTFANIRLKNQLLDDVSGGYTRDFTNGGEQAFIYDAAQNYAEQDIPLVVLGGKEYGSGSSRDWAAKGTSLLGVRAVITESFERIHRSNLIGMGVIPLQFPEGESAASLKLDGTETFDITGIEALNEGKTPKTVHVKASKEGGETVEFDAVVRIDTPGEADYYRNGGILQYVLRNMLKTK
- a CDS encoding TetR/AcrR family transcriptional regulator, whose amino-acid sequence is MPRVTDDHLAARRRQILDGARRCFARYGYDKATVRRLEDTIGLSRGAIFHHFRDKDTLFFELAREDAERMADVASREGLIQVMRDLLAAPDQFDWLATRLEIARKLRNDPVFHQGWEERSAELSAATTARLHRQKEAGRLRNDVPSEVLQTYLDLVLDGLVARLASGDDPKKLGAVLDLVEASVRQQGSGVS
- a CDS encoding helix-turn-helix domain-containing protein, which gives rise to MKKSEKSREELLNELRAEYEGGASIRALVAKTGRSYGSIHSMLRESGTTMRSRGGPNHRSRRASVS
- a CDS encoding ABC-F family ATP-binding cassette domain-containing protein, translating into MITATDLEVRAGARTLLSIDGAALRVQPGDRIGLVGRNGAGKTTTMRILAGEGEPYAGTVTRSGEVGYLPQDPREGDLDMLARDRVLSARGLDTLLSDLEKQQALMAEVADDAARDKAVRRYGELEERFAALGGYAAESEAGRICASLGLAERVLTQPLRTLSGGQRRRVELARILFAASDTGSGSDTTLLLDEPTNHLDADSIGWLRTFLQNHSGGLVVISHDVELLAAVVNRVWFLDAVRGEADVYNMGWQKYLDARATDEQRRRRERANAEKKASALRTQAAKMGAKATKAVAAQNMLRRAERMISELDEERVADKVAKIRFPTPAVCGRTPLVGKGLTKTYGSLEIFTGVDLAIDKGSRVVVLGLNGAGKTTLLRILAGVEKADAGDIEPGHGLKLGYFAQEHDTIDGNASVWENIRHAAPDTGEQDLRGLLGAFMFTGPQLDQPAGTLSGGEKTRLALAGLVASTANVLLLDEPTNNLDPASREQVLDALRSYQGAVVLVTHDPGAAEALEPQRVVLLPDGTEDYWSEEYRELIELA
- a CDS encoding enoyl-CoA hydratase; translated protein: MLCVTAEDSYVLVDRPRPRVAVVTLNRPERMNSMAFDVMVPLCDVLNELTYDNDVRAVVLTGAGRGFSSGADHKSAGSVPHVDGLTRPSYGLRSMEILDDVILGLRKMHQPVIAAVNGAAIGGGLCLALAADIRVAASGAYFRAAGINNGLTASELGLSYLLPRAIGSSRAFEIMLTGRDVDAEEAQRIGLVSRTVPEQDLLDVCCEMAERIAAFSRPGVELTKRTLWSGLDAASLEAHMQAEGLGQLYVRLLTANFEEAVAARKEKRPPVFTDDKP